The following proteins are encoded in a genomic region of Bacteroidota bacterium:
- a CDS encoding PASTA domain-containing protein, whose product MIEFLRSKLFFKHAAIALAVVAVVLWCAFKFISTYTLHGKTIEVPNLKGKLIKDAAKTIEQMELRYVVIDSIYDEDQKPGTIVEQNPSPNFKVKQNRTVYLTVNAVNPPKVQMPNLIDVSLRQASAMLETYGLETGNLKYIPDYAFNAVLKQLYKGREIKQGTLIMRNSKIDLVLGDGLKGEKVPLPSLLGLTRKEAESALVAASLVPGAEVFDSSVKDTSLAKVYKQTPVFSNGAMINPGRSVDMFFTQDASKIKLPINDSLATNEENTPN is encoded by the coding sequence TTGTGGTGCGCATTTAAATTTATTTCAACTTATACCTTGCATGGTAAAACAATTGAAGTACCTAATTTAAAAGGTAAATTAATTAAAGATGCAGCAAAGACAATAGAACAAATGGAATTGCGTTATGTAGTTATCGATTCTATTTACGACGAAGATCAAAAACCCGGTACTATTGTGGAACAAAATCCATCACCTAATTTTAAAGTAAAACAGAATCGAACTGTTTATTTAACGGTGAATGCAGTAAATCCTCCTAAAGTGCAAATGCCTAATTTAATTGACGTATCCTTACGTCAGGCATCTGCTATGCTTGAAACATATGGATTGGAAACCGGCAATTTAAAGTACATTCCCGACTATGCGTTTAATGCGGTTTTAAAACAACTTTACAAAGGCAGAGAAATAAAACAGGGAACACTAATTATGCGTAATTCGAAAATTGATTTGGTGCTGGGTGATGGCTTGAAAGGCGAAAAAGTTCCTTTGCCAAGTTTGTTGGGATTAACGCGAAAAGAAGCTGAAAGTGCTTTGGTGGCTGCGTCCTTAGTGCCTGGAGCCGAAGTTTTTGATAGCTCAGTGAAAGATACCAGCTTAGCAAAAGTATATAAGCAAACACCGGTATTTTCAAATGGCGCAATGATTAATCCTGGAAGAAGTGTAGACATGTTTTTTACACAAGATGCATCCAAAATAAAATTACCAATTAATGATAGTTTAGCTACCAATGAAGAAAATACTCCTAATTAA
- a CDS encoding T9SS type A sorting domain-containing protein, which yields MKKILLINITVLFIVFSGFVQAQEREYDLTVNPSLVYKNRLTEQAKITNTYKNVVIFIKDTTSLSLPFVDDFSSNKITSYDTAQYPASAKTKAVLHSFRVNGNLVDTITYVSDTAYSFTYNAVTNKLDSVAILPPTFVIDVYENLLNTSQITQSINAWLPYYRPVYDTIVDTLLYQILVQLDTTRILEIDSITYINTKLFPGTALWYENEVFINNTYPVNPPSIGVATFDGLDSTGYPYNFVNTVAYGLADKLSSKYIDLSQPLGTDSILFSFFYQSKGLGNTPEATDSLVLEFKDNTGNWNHMWASPGKPLVPGADFNKVNLYLRSGSPYLFNGFQFRFKNYATLSGNVDHWHLDYVRLKKITAPSDTVLNDIAFAYAPSSLLNEYQAVPFTQYDKLMMKTTLENTIENLNTAPLNYGFYSYSVVDNTGAAIGTYTPTLTTNISPSYPGASFNFPTATNPPINFDFSDTLTSCRDFIFTHERSGTPDQIPENDKVTFVQHITNYFAYDDASAESAYGVVQAGGQVALKFTLSKADVLSGAYVYFNPVVDNATNKVFRLTIWNESGGEPGGIIYQTTTNFSPKYNHVIDGFYKLELDTQLALSAGNFFIGWVQSTANELNIGLDKRTDNGSKLYYNIGSGWNQSIIFGSLMLHPVFGACEKLYIGVETNNSSVNTSLQVYPNPSSTWLHINTTEPYLAAIEIYDLTGKLVSSIKQNTNSPIDISTLDEGIYLLRVESKRGGIFSSTKVMVLR from the coding sequence ATGAAGAAAATACTCCTAATTAATATCACAGTTTTATTTATTGTTTTTTCGGGCTTTGTTCAAGCCCAGGAGAGGGAGTATGACTTAACTGTAAATCCTTCTTTAGTTTATAAAAATCGATTGACTGAACAAGCTAAGATCACAAATACCTATAAAAATGTTGTGATATTTATAAAAGACACTACTTCGCTTTCGCTTCCATTCGTTGATGATTTTAGTAGCAATAAAATTACTTCTTATGATACTGCTCAATATCCGGCTTCTGCAAAAACTAAAGCGGTATTGCATTCTTTTAGAGTAAATGGTAATTTGGTCGATACCATTACTTATGTAAGCGATACAGCATATTCTTTCACCTACAATGCAGTGACCAATAAATTGGATTCAGTGGCCATTTTGCCTCCAACATTTGTAATAGACGTGTATGAGAATTTGCTTAATACGTCTCAAATTACACAATCAATCAATGCTTGGCTTCCATACTACCGACCGGTTTACGATACTATTGTGGATACTTTATTGTATCAAATTTTGGTGCAATTAGATACTACCCGCATACTTGAAATTGATAGTATTACTTATATAAATACGAAACTTTTTCCAGGAACAGCATTATGGTACGAAAACGAAGTTTTTATAAATAATACCTATCCTGTAAATCCTCCTAGTATTGGTGTTGCAACTTTTGATGGATTGGATTCAACCGGATATCCTTACAATTTTGTGAATACCGTGGCTTATGGTTTGGCCGATAAACTTAGTTCTAAATACATCGATTTAAGTCAACCGCTTGGAACCGATAGCATACTTTTTAGTTTTTTTTACCAGTCAAAAGGTTTAGGAAATACGCCCGAAGCAACCGATTCGTTGGTCTTAGAGTTTAAAGACAATACTGGAAACTGGAATCACATGTGGGCAAGTCCCGGAAAACCATTAGTTCCAGGTGCTGATTTCAATAAAGTGAATTTGTATTTGCGTTCCGGCTCACCATACTTGTTTAACGGATTTCAGTTTCGTTTTAAAAATTATGCAACCCTCTCGGGGAATGTTGATCATTGGCATTTAGATTACGTGAGACTTAAAAAGATTACTGCTCCGAGCGATACTGTTTTAAACGACATTGCTTTTGCGTATGCTCCATCGTCTTTGCTAAACGAGTATCAAGCTGTTCCATTTACACAGTACGATAAACTGATGATGAAAACTACGCTTGAAAATACGATTGAAAATTTGAATACAGCGCCGTTGAATTATGGATTTTATTCCTATTCAGTAGTAGACAATACCGGTGCTGCAATTGGGACATACACACCCACATTAACCACTAATATTTCGCCTTCCTATCCGGGTGCTAGTTTTAATTTTCCAACCGCCACCAATCCTCCAATCAATTTTGATTTCTCAGATACCCTAACTTCTTGTCGTGATTTTATATTTACGCATGAGCGCAGCGGCACCCCTGATCAAATTCCTGAAAACGATAAGGTTACTTTTGTACAACACATTACCAATTACTTTGCTTATGATGATGCTTCTGCAGAATCGGCATACGGAGTTGTGCAAGCAGGTGGGCAAGTAGCTCTTAAGTTTACACTTTCAAAAGCCGATGTTTTAAGTGGTGCTTATGTATATTTTAATCCTGTTGTTGATAATGCAACGAATAAAGTATTTCGTTTAACAATTTGGAATGAATCGGGAGGTGAACCGGGTGGAATTATTTATCAAACAACAACCAATTTTTCACCCAAATACAATCATGTAATCGATGGTTTTTATAAACTCGAATTGGATACTCAGTTAGCTCTTTCAGCTGGAAACTTTTTTATTGGATGGGTGCAAAGTACCGCAAATGAATTGAATATTGGTTTAGACAAGCGAACTGACAATGGAAGCAAGTTGTATTACAATATTGGTAGTGGTTGGAACCAATCAATTATTTTCGGCAGCTTAATGTTGCATCCTGTTTTTGGTGCTTGCGAAAAGTTATACATAGGAGTAGAAACTAATAATTCAAGTGTGAATACAAGCTTGCAAGTTTATCCTAATCCTTCCTCTACTTGGTTGCATATAAATACAACTGAGCCTTACCTGGCTGCGATTGAAATTTATGATTTAACAGGTAAATTAGTGAGTTCAATAAAGCAAAATACGAATTCACCAATTGATATTTCAACACTTGATGAAGGCATTTATTTATTGCGTGTAGAATCTAAAAGAGGTGGAATTTTTTCGAGTACAAAAGTTATGGTGTTGCGTTAA